The Colletotrichum higginsianum IMI 349063 chromosome 2, whole genome shotgun sequence genome has a segment encoding these proteins:
- a CDS encoding putative 2-dehydropantoate 2-reductase: protein MYAWTLDNLEDRTPSPSPPASRPDHHGSSQRRVYILGVGNLGSLFATSLASLPEPPPVTLVLHRKDLLLAWRENPGIEITRRGSVYKHLNFDVELWSEEPPRIGQAREVTEGRGIRNLIVATKASQALPEVDRVRRYLDENSTIAFAQNGMCKLWPPHGKTYTEYRFRDGSRPSWLACVTTHGVTSLGRFKSVHASEADIKIGPVYLNKSAGKSSVLSDLLSQAPNLNGRSVAQDELWVLQLEKLVVNSVINPLTAILRCKNGELFSETEGSLAELIDALLLEASNVLRALIKDQSTDAILQPVPREAKPTTNADVDRNLLDHRLGLMDRFSQSRLKEMLYDVGFKVRDNTSSMLQDVRAGKQTEINEFNGWLVETAGYLDDNLDITHHQILVDLVRNNYILDREALVNHFPCLKDSKLAAARRH from the coding sequence ATGTATGCCTGGACCCTGGACAACCTGGAAGATCGCACACCGTCCCCTAGCCCGCCGGCCAGTCGTCCCGACCATCATGGCAGCTCACAACGGCGGGTCTACATTCTCGGGGTCGGAAATCTTGGTAGTCTTTTCGCTACCTCGCTTGCCTCCTTGCCGGAACCCCCGCCGGTGACCCTGGTTCTCCACCGGAAGGACCTCTTGCTGGCATGGAGGGAAAACCCGGGTATCGAAATCACCCGACGTGGCTCCGTCTACAAACACCTTAACTTTGACGTTGAACTGTGGTCCGAAGAGCCACCACGCATTGGCCAAGCAAGAGAAGTTACTGAAGGCCGAGGAATACGCAACCTGATCGTAGCGACGAAGGCGTCCCAGGCCCTGCCGGAGGTCGATCGAGTTCGTCGTTATCTCGATGAAAACTCTACCATAGCTTTCGCTCAAAACGGCATGTGTAAACTTTGGCCGCCGCATGGGAAGACATACACGGAGTATCGTTTCCGGGATGGATCACGCCCAAGCTGGCTGGCGTGTGTCACCACCCATGGCGTGACCTCTTTGGGCCGGTTCAAGAGTGTTCATGCATCAGAGGCAGATATCAAAATCGGCCCTGTCTACCTCAATAAGTCCGCTGGCAAGTCGTCTGTCCTATCAGACCTGCTTTCCCAGGCTCCGAACCTCAATGGACGGAGCGTTGCACAAGATGAACTTTGGGTTTTACAGCTGGAAAAGCTCGTCGTCAATTCGGTCATCAATCCGCTGACAGCCATTCTCCGGTGCAAAAACGGCGAACTATTCAGCGAAACAGAAGGCAGTCTCGCTGAACTCATAGACGCCCTGTTGCTAGAGGCTAGCAACGTTCTTCGAGCTTTGATAAAAGACCAGAGCACCGACGCGATCCTACAACCAGTACCCAGGGAAGCTAAACCGACGACGAATGCAGACGTGGACCGCAACTTATTGGACCACAGACTCGGCCTGATGGATCGCTTCTCTCAATCCCGGCTGAAGGAGATGTTGTATGATGTTGGGTTCAAGGTCCGGGACAACACCAGCTCAATGCTTCAAGATGTCAGGGCTGGCAAGCAGACCGAGATCAACGAATTCAATGGCTGGCTTGTCGAAACGGCGGGttacctcgacgacaactTGGACATTACCCATCACCAAATCTTGGTCGATCTGGTGCGAAACAACTATATCCTGGACAGAGAAGCACTCGTGAACCATTTCCCCTGTCTGAAAGACTCCAAGCTTGCAGCTGCTCGAAGACACTAG
- a CDS encoding 40S ribosomal protein S14, with amino-acid sequence MAPKSKTVRPAQENISLGPQVREGELVFGVARIFASFNDTFVHVTDLSGRETICRVTGGMKVKADRDESSPYAAMLAAQDVATRCKELGITALHIKIRATGGNGTKTPGPGAQSALRALARSGMKIGRIEDVTPTPSDSTRRKGGRRGRRL; translated from the exons ATGGCCCCCAAGTCCAAGACCGTCCGTCCCGCCCAGGAGAACATCTCCTTGGGTCCCCAGGTTCGCGAGG GCgagctcgtcttcggcgtTGCTCGTATCTTCGCCTCCTTCAACGACACCTTCGTCCACGTCACCGATCTCTC CGGCCGTGAGACCATCTGCCGTGTCACTGGTGGTATGAAGGTCAAGGCCGACCGTGACGAGTCCTCCCCCTACGCCGCCATGTTGGCTGCCCAGGACGTTGCTACCCGCTGCAAGGAGCTTGGCATCACTGCCCTCCACATCAAGATCCGTGCCACCGGTG GTAACGGCACCAAGACCCCCGGCCCTGGTGCCCAGTCTGCTCTCCGTGCCCTGGCCCGTTCCGGCATGAAGATCGGCCGTATTGAGGACGTTACCCCCACGCCCTCCGACTCTACCCGCAGAAAGGGTGGTCGCCGTGGTCGCCGTCTCTGA
- a CDS encoding MYB DNA-binding domain-containing protein — protein sequence MDTGHHMGHARHLGPPHYGAPGPVVAPLYPSMATPTQSHTPHGAPKRSRPDELDLSVPGIDLDQTDLEGMQQTPLGTAYAQAVQAPTHHHHRLPDTGPPSKMMRRDGDGDGLDRGGAPSVVGQAGMPTPAPRPRGPKLKFTPEDDQLLIDLKENKSLTWKQIADFFPGRSSGTLQVRYCTKLKAKTTQWTDETDQKLRTALQDYENEKWRIVANKVGTGFTPAACRERASELMGAPL from the exons ATGGACACGGGGCATCACATGGGCCACGCCCGGCACTTGGGCCCGCCTCACTACGGCGCTCCGGGTCCGGTTGTCGCGCCCTTGTATCCTTCCATGGCAACGCCCACGCAATCCCATACGCCGCATGGGGCACCCAAGCGATCGAGGCCagacgagctcgacctcTCGGTCCCCGGTATCGATCTGGACCAGACTGACCTCGAGGGCATGCAGCAAACGCCTCTGGGAACCGCTTATGCGCAGGCGGTACAAGCTCCCAcacaccatcatcaccgctTGCCCGACACAGGCCCCCCTTCCAAAATGATGCGccgtgacggtgatggtgatggctTGGACAGAGGCGGGGCTCCGAGCGTGGTGGGTCAAGCGGGCATGCCAACTCCGGCTCCGAGACCTAGAGGGCCGAAGCTCAAATTCACTCCCGAAGACGACCAGCTTCTAATTGACCTTAAGGAGAACAAGTCTCTGACGTGGAAGCAAATTGCGGATTTCTTCCCCGGCAGATCATCAGGAACGTTGCAGGTGCGCTATTGTACGAAGCTCAAGGCCAAGACGACGCAATGGACCGACGAAACG GACCAGAAGCTTCGAACCGCCTTGCAAGACTACGAGAACGAGAAGTGGCGCATCGTGGCCAACAAAGTCGGCACCGGCTTTACTCCGGCGGCCTGCCGAGAACGCGCATCAGAGTTGATGGGTGCTCCCTTATAG
- a CDS encoding Iron-sulfur cluster assembly accessory protein, with amino-acid sequence MPAPLRCVHATSSANIFVQLARRTTPATNAPAPILSVLVPRWKPSTTTATAPAGFGASRKYSSKALSQRGSSQQRYIRRTVQQQTRAFTASATRRQTRCAWNPKKDEDGQEMKLEITDRAGKRLSDIMKKDNNPNLALRIQVESGGCHGFQYLMSLITLPESGEGSEDWSKAVGEDDTVFQYLPADADLSGPSFEGPKVVIDEPSLDLLKGSKVDFTMELIGSQFKITDNPYASSSCGCGTSFDIKI; translated from the exons ATGCCCGCTCCCTTACGATGCGTACATGCGACTTCGAGCGCAAACATCTTCGTCCAACTTGCGCGTCGCACGACACCGGCCACCAACGCCCCGGCCCCGATCCTCTCGGTCCTCGTCCCGAGGTGGAAgccctccaccaccacagcGACCGCGCCagccggcttcggcgccaGCCGCAAGTACAGCTCCAAGGCTCTCTCACAGAGAGGCTCGTCTCAACAGAGATATATCCGAAGGACGGTACAGCAGCAGACCCGGGCCTTCACGGCTTCCGCAACGCGGAGGCAAACGAGATGCGCATGGAATccgaagaaggacgaggacgggcAGGAGATGAAGCTTGAAATCACGGACAGGGCAGGGAAG CGTCTATCGGACATCATGAAGAAGGACAACAACCCCAACCTCGCACTGAGAATACAGGTCGAGAGCGGCGGCTGCCACGGCTTCCAGTACCTCATGAGCCTGATCACGCTGCCCGAGAGCGGCGAGGGCTCCGAGGACTGGTCCAAGGcggtgggggaggatgatACCGTGTTCCAATACCTGCCCGCTGATGCTGACCTATCCGGGCCGTCGTTCGAGGGCCCCAAGGTGGTGATCGACGAGCCGTCGCTGGATCTCTTGAAGGGCAGCAAGGTAGACTTCACGATGGAGCTCATCGGGTCCCAATTCAAGATCACGGACAACCCGTATGCGTCGAGCAGCTGCGGGTGTGGGACCAGCTTTGATATCAAGATTTGA
- a CDS encoding SNF2 super family protein, which translates to MAFNKESIQGGGESGDERGSRAGAVKDNTKDAKEPHLGDHSDEATFLRNITADIRDQDDLERDITTQANVALIEAEDKKDKQRIEKLEANKEKLEAKRTEQQKKLEGARRNPYQSRTIQKEIDKLDLEIDGVINDIADCQARIDARQEEVTVIEDPVKSKSRRLPGESNREFLVRTGKITPFANIGGERPAGFEGDLADVLVEAEEDAAAEEFQSDDEEPKSHQVLRMPGFTEQPETALTPVESEFSLRPRKKRKTEEDASSDDFDPAAASSPESQYASDTSEEEATGRKRRKGKAKKKSADATVTVGGTKVDLSSVDDGNEAVYQARLADWVRRRSRARQHRTGIDGEPAAQDDGEEEWFKPSPDHPDHEFGNNLRLPGDIHPSLFAYQKTGIHWLAELYEQGVGGIIGDEMGLGKTVQAIAFVAALHYSKKLDKPVIVVVPATVMQQWVNEFHRWWPALRVSILHSSGSGMVNVNEDDDDESHYRSGRNGAAAHHIVKRVVKHGHVLVTTYAGLQSYEDDLLSQEWGYAILDEGHKIRNPNAEVTIACKKLNTPHRLILSGTPIQNNLVELWSLFDFIFPMRLGTLVNFRHQFEMPIRMGGHANATNLAVLTAEKCATTLKETISQYLLQRLKTDVASDLPEKTEQVLFCKLTPEQNEEYVRFIHSDAVSQIMARKRQALYGIDILRKICNHPDLVNVSKKSQPGYDWGSPRRSGKLQMVGELLPMWKRFGHKTLLFSQTKIMLNILQEFIGKMEGMRYLRMDGEVAVEKRQALIDRFNNDPSIDVFLLTTKTGGLGVNLTGATRIVIYDPDWNPSTDLQARERAWRLGQTKPVAIYRLMTSGTIEEKIYHRQIFKQFMTNKVLKDPKQRANFDLSDLYDLFSFGDNSHSMASANRSKVFEGAEVKFGQPEANKNLEKPSKNAVPISSVKADDEVDAVRKLAGVAGMEEFTEDKAPEDEKRITESLFSRTVESAYEHDQIMNGKKRVQADPAMNQREAGRVAAQAAAALRQAGEVARRTPIGTVTWTGEVGEAGRPVAQRRRGGASSSAIMSSLADRQGLSRPASGPSSRSGTPGGVDKNLKEKDFIPLIQTFIRRQGGKAPSKMVVDHFNPYCQKPKQIEEFKSALAKVAVLSKSGGTGRGIWNLRPAYK; encoded by the exons ATGGCATTCAACAAGGAAAGCATCCAGGGTGGTGGCGAGTCTGGGGATGAAAGGGGCAGCAGGGCTGGCGCCGTCAAAGACAATACCAAGGATGCAAAGGAACCTCACCTAGGCGACCATTCCGACGAGGCAACATTCCTTCGAAATATCACTGCTGACATCCGGGACCAAGATGATCTGGAGCGTGACATCACCACACAGGCCAACGTTGCTTTGATTGAAGCAGAAGACAAGAAGGATAAGCAGCGCATCGAGAAACTGGAGGCAAACAAAGAAAAGCTCGAGGCCAAGAGGACCGAGCAGCAAAAGAAACTGGAAGGGGCTCGTCGTAACCCATACCAGTCGCGGACAATTCAGAAGGAAATCGACAAGCTTGACCTTGAGATTGACGGCGTCATCAACGACATTGCCGATTGCCAAGCCCGCATCGATGCGAGGCAAGAGGAGGTTACAGTCATCGAGGATCCTGTTAAGAGCAAGTCCCGAAGACTCCCGGGCGAGTCGAACCGAGAGTTCCTCGTCCGAACTGGAAAGATCACACCATTCGCCAACATTGGTGGCGAGCGGCCGGCTGGGTTTGAAGGCGATCTTGCggatgtcctcgtcgaggccgaggaagatgcGGCAGCGGAGGAATTCCAGAGCGATGACGAAGAGCCCAAGTCTCACCAAGTGCTGCGGATGCCCGGGTTTACAGAGCAGCCCGAGACCGCGCTCACTCCTGTTGAGAGCGAATTCTCTCTGCGCCCTAGAAAGAAGCGCAAGACGGAAGAGGATGCATCTTCCGACGACTTTGATCCAGCGGCCGCCAGTTCGCCAGAGAGTCAGTACGCATCCGACACgagcgaggaagaggcgaCTGGCCGCAAGCGAAGGAAGGgcaaggcgaagaagaagtccGCAGACGCCACAGTCACCGTTGGTGGCACAAAGGTAGATTTGAGCAGCGTTGATGATGGAAACGAGGCAGTGTACCAAGCACGTCTTGCCGATTGGGTCAGAAGACGCAGTAGAGCACGCCAACATCGAACCGGTATTGACGGAGAGCCTGCGGCTCAGGatgacggcgaagaagagtGGTTCAAGCCTTCGCCTGACCACCCAGATCACGAATTCGGTAACAACCTGAGGCTCCCCGGGGACATTCATCCGTCGCTTTTCGCCTATCAAAAGACCGGTATCCACTGGCTTGCAGAGCTCTATGAGCAGGGTGTTGGCGGCATCATCGGTGACGAGATGGGATTGGGAAAGACAG TGCAGGCAATCGCATTCGTTGCGGCGCTGCATTATAGCAAGAAGCTTGACAAGCCcgtcattgtcgtcgtcccTGCGACAGTGATGCAGCAGTGGGTCAACGAGTTTCACCGATGGTGGCCCGCCTTGCGAGTGTCGATTCTACACTCGTCAGGCAGCGGCATGGTGAACGTGaatgaggatgatgacgatgaatCCCACTACAGGAGTGGCAGGAATGGCGCTGCGGCGCATCATATCGTCAAGCGCGTTGTCAAGCATGGTCATGTCCTGGTCACGACCTACGCCGGCTTGCAGTCCTACGAGGACGACCTCTTGTCTCAGGAATGGGGATATGCGATCCTCGATGAAGGTCACAAGATCCGGAACCCGAACGCAGAGGTCACCATTGCATGCAAGAAGCTCAACACCCCGCATCGATTGATCCTCTCTGGCACACCAATCCAGAACAATTTGGTCGAGCTTTGGTCACTGTTCGATTTCATCTTTCCCATGCGACTGGGCACGCTCGTGAACTTCAGACACCAGTTTGAGATGCCCATCCGTATGGGCGGCCACGCGAATGCAACCAATCTCGCGGTTTTGACGGCCGAGAAGTGCGCGACGACCCTCAAAGAGACCATCAGCCAATACCTTCTCCAGCGACTCAAGACCGACGTTGCGTCAGATTTGCCAGAGAAGACCGAGCAGGTGCTCTTCTGTAAGCTGACCCCGGAGCAAAACGAGGAGTACGTCAGGTTCATCCACTCCGATGCCGTCTCCCAGATCATGGCCAGAAAAAGACAAGCTCTGTACGGCATCGATATTCTGCGGAAGATCTGCAATCATCCAGATCTCGTCAATGTGAGCAAGAAGAGCCAGCCGGGCTACGATTGGGGAAGTCCCAGAAGATCCGGCAAGTTACAGATGGTGGGCGAACTCCTCCCGATGTGGAAACGCTTCGGGCACAAGACACTCTTGTTCTCTCAAACCAAGATCATGCTTAACATTCTTCAAGAGTTCATTGGGAAGATGGAGGGCATGAGATACCTTCGAATGGATGGCGAAGTGGCTGTAGAAAAGAGACAGGCCTTGATTGACCGATTCAACAACGACCCGTCGATTGACGTCTTTCTCCTCACTACCAAGACAGGCGGGCTGGGTGTTAACCTGACTGGAGCAACCAGGATCGTCATATACGACCCTGACTGGAATCCGTCAACGGATTTGCAggccagagagagagcctgGCGACTGGGCCAGACAAAACCTGTCGCGATTTATAGACTGATGACATCGGGCACCATAGAGGAGAAGATCTATCACCGTCAGATCTTCAAGCAATTCATGACGAACAAGGTCCTCAAGGACCCGAAGCAGCGGGCCAACTTCGACCTATCCGACCTCTACGACCTCTTCAGTTTCGGCGACAACAGCCATAGCATGGCGAGCGCCAACAGAAGCAAAGTGTTCGAGGGTGCCGAGGTCAAATTTGGCCAGCCGGAAGCTAACAAAAACCTGGAGAAGCCCTCCAAGAACGCGGTCCCCATCTCCTccgtcaaggccgacgacgaggttgacgCAGTCCGCAAActtgccggcgtcgccgggaTGGAGGAGTTCACCGAGGACAAGGCTCCCGAAGACGAGAAACGCATCACAGAAAGCCTATTTTCCCGGACCGTCGAGAGCGCCTATGAGCATGACCAGATTATGAATGGCAAGAAACGGGTGCAGGCGGATCCGGCGATGAACCAGCGAGAGGCGGGCAGGGTTGCCGCACAGGCGGCAGCTGCTCTCCGAcaggcgggcgaggtggcGCGTCGCACGCCCATCGGCACCGTCACCTGGaccggcgaggtcggcgaagCCGGCCGTCCCGTTGCGCAGCGTCGACGCGGAGGAGCGAGCTCCTCAGCCATCATGTCTTCATTGGCTGACCGCCAGGGACTcagccggccggccagcGGGCCGAGTTCGCGATCGGGCACTCCCGGCGGCGTGGACAAGAATCTCAAAGAGAAGGACTTCATTCCTTTAATCCAGACTTTCATTAGGCGGCAAGGAGGCAAGGCGCCTTCCAAAATGGTGGTGGATCACTTCAACCCCTACTGCCAGAAGCCGAAGCAAATCGAGGAGTTCAAGAGTGCCCTGGCCAAGGTGGCCGTGTTGAGCAAGTCTGGCGGCACTGGAAGGGGCATTTGGAATTTGAGGCCTGCTTACAAGTAG
- a CDS encoding 60S ribosomal protein L7, with product MIKIIEPWVAYGYPNLKSIKELVYKRGYGKVNKQRVALTDNAIIEENLGKYGIVCMEDLIHEIYTVGPNFKQASNFLWPFKLSNPTGGFRPRKFKHFIEGGDLGNREDKINALIRQMN from the coding sequence ATGATCAAGATCATCGAGCCGTGGGTTGCTTACGGTTACCCCAACCTGAAGTCCATCAAGGAGCTCGTCTACAAGCGCGGTTACGGAAAGGTCAACAAGCAGCGTGTTGCCCTCACCGacaacgccatcatcgaggagAACCTCGGCAAGTACGGCATTGTCTGCATGGAGGACCTGATCCACGAGATCTACACCGTTGGCCCCAACTTCAAGCAGGCCTCCAACTTCCTCTGGCCCTTCAAGCTTTCCAACCCCACTGGTGGCTTCCGCCCCCGCAAGTTCAAGCACTTCATCGAGGGTGGTGACCTTGGCAACCGCGAGGACAAGATCAACGCTCTCATCCGCCAGATGAACTAA